The following are from one region of the Juglans regia cultivar Chandler chromosome 10, Walnut 2.0, whole genome shotgun sequence genome:
- the LOC109004138 gene encoding prostatic spermine-binding protein-like, with amino-acid sequence MEEKHGSAVATLGNGALMCAGDALATLLVSALLKTHLLAPIQDPHIKGDQNTQNQDKPVDADGDDGNDDDDDGEDDNDGDGGLEGGEEDLSSEDVGEYGSNPNNNKSNSKKGSDGGAGGAEENGEEEEDDEEEDGDDQDEDDDDDDDDDDDDDGGEEDEEVVEEEDNEEEEDEDEEALQPPKKRKK; translated from the exons atggagGAGAAGCATGGTTCAGCGGTGGCTACGCTTGGTAACGGAGCGCTAATGTGCGCCGGGGATGCTCTAGCGACTTTGCTCGTCTCGGCTCTGCTGAAAACCCACCTCCTTGCTCCG ATTCAGGATCCTCACATCAAAGGAGATCAAAACACTCAAAACCAAGACAAGCCAGTTGATGCTGATGGAGATGACggcaatgatgatgatgatgatggggaaGATGACAATGATGGTGACGGTGGATTAGAAGGAGGTGAAGAGGACTTGTCATCTGAAGATGTTGGAGAATATGGTAGCAACCCCAACAACAATAAGAGTAACTCAAAGAAGGGTTCGGATGGCGGGGCAGGTGGAGCAGAGGAGaatggggaagaggaagaggatgatgaagaagaagatggtgaTGACCAAGATGAAGATGACGACGAcgatgatgacgacgacgacgacgacgacggtggagaagaggatgaagaagtggtagaggaagaagacaacgaggaggaggaggatgaagatgaggaagCACTCCAGCCcccaaagaaaaggaagaagtaG
- the LOC108980407 gene encoding uncharacterized protein LOC108980407, whose translation MADRSESSPLVPPTPIAEPSEIDLEAGPGEQIQCRICLETDGRDFIAPCKCKGTSKYVHRECLDHWRAVREGFAFAHCTTCKAPYHLRVHVAADRKWRTLKFRFFVTRDIIFIFLAVQLVIASLAYLVYLIDGYQQFWLCHAWGFDSGLSFYYICGALLFFALLGLSGCFITCYDRRVRNDLAQPCRELCLCCCQPGVCADCHLPGTLCMWTDCTTCFESCAGMASECGCLGGAGEAGLPLLFIMALIVLGLFTVIGIFYSVLVATMVGQRIWQRHYHILAKRMLTKEYVVEDVDGEMTGSDWSPPPLPPEHVQQLKTLGLL comes from the exons ATGGCGGATCGCTCGGAGTCTTCGCCTCTCGTGCCTCCGACGCCGATCGCCGAACCCAGCGAGATCGATCTCGAGGCCGGCCCTGGAGAACAAATTCAGTGCAGGATTTGCCTTGAAACCGACG GTAGGGATTTTATAGCTCCTTGCAAGTGCAAAGGTACATCAAAGTATGTACACCGGGAATGTTTGGATCATTGGCGAGCTGTAAGG GAAGGGTTTGCTTTTGCTCATTGCACAACCTGCAAGGCCCCTTATCATTTGAGAGTTCATGTTGCTGCTGATAGGAAATGGCGAACCTTGAAATTTCGATTCTTTGTGACTAgagatattatatttatatttctggCTGTTCAGCTT GTGATTGCTTCACTCGCGTATTTGGTGTATTTGATAGATGGCTACCAGCAGTTCTGGCTTTGTCATGCATGGGGTTTTGATAGTGGGCTTAGTTTCTATTACATTTGCG GGGCTCTATTGTTTTTTGCACTGCTTGGGCTGTCTGGATGCTTTATTACTTGCTATGATCGAAGAGTTCGCAATGATTTGGCTCAGCCTTGTCGAGAATTATGTCTTTGTTGCTGTCAACCAGG TGTGTGTGCAGATTGTCACCTACCTGGTACTCTCTGTATGTGGACTGACTGTACCACATGTTTTGAAAGTTGTGCTGGTATGGCAAGTGAATGCGGTTGCTTAGGAGGTGCTGGTGAAGCAGGGTTGCCATTGCTATTTATTATGGCTTTGATTGTTCTGGGACTTTTTACTGTGATTGGGATATTCTACAGTGTGTTGGTGGCCACAATGGTGGGGCAACGAATTTGGCAGCGTCATTATCACATACTTGCGAAAAGGATGCTTACAAAG GAATATGTGGTTGAGGATGTAGATGGTGAGATGACAGGATCTGATTGGTCGCCTCCACCTCTCCCGCCAGAGCATGTTCAGCAGCTGAAAACACTTGGTCTCTTATGA
- the LOC118349595 gene encoding uncharacterized protein LOC118349595: MADIAILVAEEYERRVRDAGKVAGGGEAGFGVDLVSSASALAQRLQVKIGSEKIELVKYWVREPRSQISMAATTGFFSA; the protein is encoded by the coding sequence atggcagATATTGCTATTTTGGTTGCGGAGGAGTATGAGAGGAGGGTCAGGGATGCAGGAAAGGTTGCTGGTGGTGGTGAAGCAGGGTTTGGGGTTGACCTGGTTTCTTCTGCTTCAGCCCTGGCTCAGAGGCTCCAGGTGAAGATTGGATCCGAGAAAATTGAGCTGGTCAAGTACTGGGTTCGGGAGCCCAGAAGCCAGATTAGTATGGCTGCTACTACTGGCTTCTTCTCtgcttaa
- the LOC108980408 gene encoding E3 ubiquitin-protein ligase RHA2B-like — MSSLSLFFYHLKTITLVLFTLMLLEIIVLIRSVMGLSPKSDKSLITTNQYLKLIEEKNPTTRYSRRLRTDQPQPAECAVCLSEFKEEEEIRRLQCVHTFHKDCLDRWLQQCSATCPLCRTKVLPDEVVASYHRMQDQVEYDGSDEEVILLLSALHGTSFSRFF; from the coding sequence atgtcatctctctctctgttcttctATCACCTCAAAACCATAACCCTGGTTTTGTTCACTCTAATGCTGCTTGAAATTATAGTTCTCATACGGTCTGTCATGGGATTAAGCCCCAAGTCCGACAAAAGCCTAATCACCACCAACCAATACCTCAAACTCATCGAGGAAAAGAATCCCACGACTCGTTACAGTAGAAGATTGAGGACGGATCAGCCTCAGCCGGCTGAGTGTGCAGTGTGTTTGTCCGAAttcaaggaagaggaagaaattaGGAGGCTGCAATGTGTGCACACTTTCCACAAGGATTGCCTGGATAGGTGGCTGCAGCAATGTTCTGCAACTTGCCCACTTTGCAGGACCAAGGTTTTGCCGGATGAGGTTGTGGCTAGTTATCACAGGATGCAAGATCAGGTGGAGTATGATGGGAGTGATGAGGAGGTGATTCTCTTGTTGTCTGCATTACATGGCACTAGTTTTAGTAGATTTTTCTGA